In Pedobacter heparinus DSM 2366, the following are encoded in one genomic region:
- a CDS encoding LytR/AlgR family response regulator transcription factor: protein MTKLKCIAVDDEPLALDIIEDYVSKVPFLELIKRTENAIEALQMVQAGGVDLVFLDIQMPELTGIQFLKIANGKSNYIFTTAYSQYALESYDLNVSDYLLKPIAFDRFYKAVEKVHNQLKVGQPAENAIQPLLTPATAVAPANPIQDFIFVKTEHKIQKIELDNILYIEGLKDYISIFTKTERVITLQNMKKMDETLPKGQFIRVHKSYIIALDKIESIERSRISIGEKVIPIGDTYRDEFFRHIDNKNI, encoded by the coding sequence ATGACAAAGTTAAAGTGTATTGCAGTTGATGACGAGCCTTTGGCATTAGACATTATAGAAGACTACGTTTCTAAAGTGCCTTTTCTGGAGCTGATCAAACGCACGGAAAATGCGATAGAGGCCTTACAGATGGTGCAGGCAGGTGGGGTTGACCTGGTGTTTCTGGATATACAGATGCCGGAGCTGACAGGGATCCAGTTTTTGAAGATCGCAAATGGCAAGTCCAATTATATTTTTACAACGGCTTATTCCCAGTATGCCCTGGAAAGCTACGACCTGAATGTTTCTGATTATCTGTTGAAGCCCATTGCATTCGACCGTTTTTATAAGGCGGTAGAGAAAGTGCACAACCAGCTGAAGGTAGGACAACCAGCTGAAAACGCTATTCAGCCACTTTTAACACCTGCAACGGCAGTGGCCCCTGCCAATCCCATACAGGATTTTATTTTTGTAAAAACGGAGCATAAAATCCAAAAGATTGAGCTGGACAATATCCTGTACATAGAAGGGTTGAAAGATTACATTTCTATTTTTACTAAGACCGAGCGCGTAATCACTTTACAGAACATGAAAAAGATGGACGAGACCCTGCCTAAGGGCCAATTTATCAGGGTGCATAAATCGTATATCATTGCCCTGGATAAAATTGAAAGCATTGAACGCAGCAGGATTTCTATAGGTGAAAAGGTAATTCCTATCGGGGATACCTACAGGGATGAGTTTTTCCGGCACATCGACAATAAAAATATCTAA
- a CDS encoding succinate dehydrogenase/fumarate reductase iron-sulfur subunit has protein sequence MSTGNMNLTLKVWRQKNNKTKGALVDYKVSDISPDMSFLEMFDVLNEQLINKGEEPIVFDHDCREGICGMCSMFINGRPHGPKDLVTTCQLHMRSFKDGDTIVVEPWRAKAFPVIKDLTVDRTAFDRVIAAGGFISVNTGNAQDANNLPIPKIQADAAFEAAACIGCGACVATCKNASAMLFVSAKVSQLAQLPQGQPERYRRVQSMVAQMDAEGFGNCTNTGACEAECPKGISLENIARMNRDFYSAKFVSEEDI, from the coding sequence ATGAGTACAGGAAATATGAACTTAACGCTGAAAGTTTGGCGTCAGAAAAATAACAAGACCAAAGGTGCTTTGGTGGATTATAAGGTGTCTGATATTTCGCCTGATATGTCTTTTTTAGAGATGTTCGATGTGCTGAACGAGCAGCTGATCAATAAAGGCGAGGAGCCTATTGTATTTGATCACGATTGCCGTGAAGGTATCTGCGGAATGTGTTCGATGTTCATTAACGGCAGGCCGCATGGACCAAAGGACCTGGTAACAACCTGCCAGTTGCACATGCGTTCGTTTAAGGATGGCGATACAATTGTGGTTGAGCCATGGAGGGCAAAGGCTTTCCCGGTAATCAAAGACTTAACGGTAGACAGAACGGCATTTGACAGGGTAATTGCTGCAGGTGGTTTCATCTCGGTAAATACCGGTAATGCACAGGATGCGAATAACCTGCCGATCCCTAAAATTCAGGCTGATGCTGCTTTTGAGGCTGCGGCCTGCATTGGCTGTGGTGCCTGTGTGGCGACCTGCAAAAATGCATCGGCCATGTTGTTTGTTTCTGCAAAGGTTTCTCAGCTGGCACAATTGCCTCAGGGACAACCGGAACGTTACCGCAGGGTACAAAGTATGGTTGCGCAGATGGATGCCGAAGGTTTTGGTAACTGTACCAATACAGGAGCTTGTGAGGCAGAATGTCCTAAAGGCATATCTTTAGAGAACATTGCGCGTATGAATAGAGATTTTTATTCGGCAAAATTTGTATCTGAGGAAGATATTTAA
- a CDS encoding BlaI/MecI/CopY family transcriptional regulator: MEIKDLTKAEEQLMQIIWQIEKGFVKDVMDYLPEPKPAYNTVSTIIRILETKGFIGHEAFGKSHQYYPLISREDYKRHATEKLLDNYFENSVESMFSFFVKEEKLDLSDVDEILKMINKIKNRPR; the protein is encoded by the coding sequence ATGGAAATCAAAGACCTCACCAAAGCCGAAGAACAGCTCATGCAGATCATCTGGCAAATAGAAAAAGGTTTCGTTAAAGATGTAATGGATTATTTACCCGAACCAAAACCTGCCTATAACACCGTATCTACCATTATCCGGATCCTGGAAACCAAAGGTTTCATCGGGCATGAAGCCTTCGGCAAGTCGCACCAGTATTACCCCCTCATCAGCAGAGAAGATTACAAACGCCACGCTACTGAAAAGCTGCTCGATAATTATTTCGAAAATTCTGTAGAAAGCATGTTCTCCTTCTTTGTAAAAGAAGAAAAGCTCGACCTGAGCGATGTGGACGAGATCCTTAAAATGATCAATAAAATTAAAAACAGACCACGATGA
- the dapF gene encoding diaminopimelate epimerase — MNIHFFKYQGAGNDFILIDHSASPIKDIDYEWVKKICDRRFGVGGDGLMFLTSHPDYDFEMLYFNSDGRPGSMCGNGGRCIVAFAKHLGIIDKETNFLAVDGPHYAKISAEGNWVELQMIDIDTIGRDGEAYVLNTGSPHYVARMENLATYDVYHEGKAIRNNETYKKEGINVNFVEDKGDHLFVRTFERGVEDETYACGTGVTAVALSMALHKQQSGHLKTPVKVLGGDLSVEFDYNGRQFTNVFLCGPAEKVFEGELNW, encoded by the coding sequence ATGAACATCCATTTCTTCAAATACCAGGGCGCAGGAAACGATTTTATCCTGATTGACCACAGTGCAAGTCCAATCAAAGATATTGATTATGAATGGGTTAAAAAAATATGCGACAGACGTTTTGGTGTCGGCGGAGACGGGCTGATGTTTCTGACCAGCCATCCTGATTATGATTTTGAGATGCTTTATTTTAACTCAGACGGCAGGCCGGGCAGTATGTGTGGCAACGGGGGCAGGTGCATTGTAGCTTTTGCCAAACACCTGGGTATCATTGACAAAGAAACTAACTTTTTGGCAGTAGATGGCCCGCACTATGCCAAAATTTCAGCTGAGGGCAACTGGGTAGAGCTGCAGATGATAGATATTGACACCATCGGCAGGGATGGAGAAGCTTATGTGCTGAACACCGGATCTCCACATTATGTTGCCCGCATGGAAAACCTGGCTACTTATGATGTTTACCATGAAGGCAAGGCTATACGCAACAATGAGACCTATAAAAAAGAGGGCATCAATGTAAACTTTGTAGAAGACAAAGGCGACCATCTGTTTGTACGCACCTTTGAACGTGGCGTAGAGGATGAAACCTATGCCTGCGGTACAGGAGTTACAGCAGTAGCTTTATCTATGGCCCTGCACAAACAGCAAAGCGGACACCTCAAAACACCTGTTAAGGTGCTGGGCGGCGATTTAAGTGTAGAATTTGATTACAATGGCCGGCAGTTTACAAATGTGTTTTTATGTGGCCCTGCCGAAAAAGTGTTTGAAGGCGAGCTGAACTGGTAA
- a CDS encoding trypsin-like peptidase domain-containing protein, with the protein MKRIGLIALAAFIGGAAAIGGYKLLETKNSEMLSFADQQKVLFANNPKISSAGAVDFVEAAASVSPAVVHIKTSYGSNSSEGQARSSSPFDMFDDLFGGGGGRRMQRMPRAASGSGVILTPDGYIVTNNHVVDNADKIEVILSNKRKVSAKVIGKDPNTDLALIKVEANDLPVVKMGNSDNVQIGEWVLAVGFPLDLQTTVTAGIVSAKARSIGILGRQQQGLTEEEYEEYRRTGKAPERANTSIESYIQTDAAINPGNSGGALVNTNGELIGINAAIASQTGTNEGYGFAIPINLAKKILDDFRKYGSVKRGYIGVSFVPLDADNADKLKVNDINGLYVSEVLPNGGGAAAGIKKGDIIKKVEGVEVFDSPDLQERIGRLSPGDKVQLTLLRDGALKDVKVTLKGDNSVGLNTSKLAEKSTGTSLSKLGASFEPASAQLKARYGVKNGVVVSDIEAGKLFDSWEIPKGVLITAVNGTPVNSAKDVESALPRSRNGMTTISGVGPQGRFTYSLTNGR; encoded by the coding sequence ATGAAAAGGATAGGATTAATAGCGTTGGCTGCATTTATAGGTGGTGCGGCTGCAATTGGTGGCTATAAATTATTAGAGACCAAAAATAGTGAGATGTTATCTTTTGCCGACCAGCAAAAGGTGCTTTTTGCAAATAACCCCAAAATTTCTTCAGCAGGTGCTGTTGATTTTGTAGAAGCTGCAGCATCAGTTTCTCCGGCGGTAGTTCACATTAAAACTTCGTACGGTAGTAATTCTTCCGAAGGGCAGGCAAGGTCCTCTTCTCCTTTTGATATGTTTGACGATCTGTTTGGTGGTGGCGGTGGCCGCCGAATGCAGCGTATGCCAAGGGCAGCTTCTGGTTCGGGAGTTATTTTAACCCCTGATGGTTATATTGTAACCAACAACCACGTGGTAGACAATGCAGATAAAATTGAAGTGATCTTGTCCAACAAACGGAAAGTAAGTGCCAAAGTGATCGGTAAAGACCCGAATACGGACCTTGCCCTGATTAAAGTTGAGGCCAATGACCTGCCCGTAGTAAAAATGGGTAACTCTGATAATGTTCAGATCGGTGAATGGGTACTTGCAGTAGGTTTCCCGCTTGATCTGCAAACTACGGTTACTGCAGGTATTGTAAGTGCAAAAGCAAGAAGTATTGGCATTTTGGGCAGACAACAACAAGGCCTGACAGAAGAAGAGTATGAAGAATACCGCAGAACCGGTAAAGCACCGGAAAGGGCAAATACCAGTATAGAATCTTATATCCAGACCGATGCGGCCATTAATCCTGGAAACAGTGGTGGTGCATTGGTAAATACCAACGGAGAGCTGATCGGGATCAATGCAGCAATTGCTTCGCAAACCGGTACCAATGAAGGATATGGCTTCGCTATTCCAATTAACCTGGCTAAAAAGATCCTTGATGATTTTAGAAAATATGGTAGTGTGAAACGTGGTTATATAGGTGTTTCCTTTGTTCCACTTGATGCAGATAATGCTGACAAACTGAAAGTGAACGATATCAATGGACTTTATGTAAGTGAAGTACTGCCAAATGGTGGTGGTGCTGCTGCGGGGATTAAAAAAGGAGATATCATTAAAAAAGTTGAGGGCGTGGAAGTTTTTGACTCTCCAGACCTTCAGGAAAGAATAGGCCGTTTGAGTCCTGGCGATAAAGTTCAGTTGACCTTGTTAAGAGACGGTGCCTTAAAAGATGTTAAGGTTACTTTGAAAGGTGATAACAGTGTAGGCCTGAATACTTCAAAACTGGCTGAAAAATCAACCGGTACAAGCCTGAGTAAGTTAGGGGCTTCTTTTGAACCTGCCTCTGCGCAACTTAAAGCACGTTATGGGGTGAAAAATGGAGTTGTAGTGAGCGATATCGAAGCAGGTAAACTGTTCGATTCATGGGAGATCCCTAAAGGCGTATTGATCACCGCTGTGAACGGTACACCGGTAAACAGTGCTAAAGATGTGGAAAGCGCTCTGCCAAGATCAAGAAACGGTATGACTACCATTTCAGGGGTTGGCCCTCAGGGTAGGTTTACCTATTCACTGACGAACGGAAGATAA
- a CDS encoding succinate dehydrogenase cytochrome b subunit translates to MASFGNAFSSSIGKKLIMGITGLFLISFLLVHCFLNSLIFVNDGGLTFNMGAHFMGTNWLIRSMEVVLFAGLLAHIFQGFRLTFQNQAARPVKYAVNNGAANSKWYSRSMGLLGTLLLIFLIVHISKFWVMSRFTGIPTVDANGNHDLFAVMVETFKNPLLVLLYVLAMVSLAYHLLHGFASAFQTLGWNHKKYTPIIKSLGVWYSIIISLLFAAMPVAMYLGLIK, encoded by the coding sequence ATGGCAAGTTTCGGAAACGCTTTTTCCTCATCAATAGGAAAAAAATTAATAATGGGCATAACGGGCCTGTTTCTCATTTCATTTCTTTTAGTGCATTGTTTTCTCAATTCGCTGATTTTTGTTAATGATGGTGGCTTAACCTTTAACATGGGCGCACATTTTATGGGCACGAACTGGTTAATCCGGTCGATGGAAGTGGTGTTGTTTGCCGGTTTGCTGGCACACATTTTCCAGGGATTCAGACTTACTTTTCAAAACCAGGCAGCAAGGCCGGTTAAGTATGCGGTAAACAATGGTGCAGCAAACAGCAAGTGGTATTCCCGTTCTATGGGTTTACTGGGTACTTTATTGCTGATCTTCCTGATCGTCCACATTTCTAAGTTTTGGGTGATGTCCCGTTTTACAGGCATCCCAACTGTAGATGCAAATGGTAACCATGATCTGTTCGCAGTAATGGTAGAGACCTTTAAAAACCCATTGTTGGTGCTGCTTTATGTACTGGCTATGGTTTCACTGGCTTACCACTTGTTACATGGTTTTGCTTCGGCTTTCCAGACACTGGGATGGAACCATAAGAAGTATACCCCAATTATCAAATCATTGGGTGTTTGGTATTCGATTATCATTTCCCTGCTTTTTGCTGCCATGCCGGTAGCAATGTACCTGGGCCTTATTAAATAA
- a CDS encoding fumarate reductase/succinate dehydrogenase flavoprotein subunit yields MSDLNSNIPEGELTTKWTKYKSSVPLVNPSNKRTIEVIIVGSGLAGASAAATLAEMGYKVKCFCFQDSPRRAHSIAAQGGINAAKNYQNDGDSVYRLFYDTIKGGDYRAREANVHRLAEVSANIIDQCVAQGVPLAREYGGLLDNRSFGGTQVQRTFYAAGQTGQQLLLGAYSALERQIGMGKVEMFTRHEMLEVVKIDGKARGIIARNLITGEIERHFGHAVVLGTGGYGNVFYLSTNAMGSNVTAAWKAHKQGAYFANPCYTQIHPTCIPVSGDHQSKLTLMSESLRNDGRIWVPKKKDDLRKASEIPEDERDYYLERRYPAFGNLVPRDVASRAAKERCDAGYGVGASKLAVYLDFKANTERYGRIEAAKAGNHNPDKETCMRLGTEVIKAKYGNLFDMYAQITGENPYETPMRIYPAVHYTMGGLWVDYNLMTNVPGLYCTGEANFSDHGANRLGASALMQGLADGYFVLPYTIGAYLSKEISVKAIPTDHPAFVEAEARAKGILDTLINIKGTKSVDHFHKRLGHIMWEKCGMARNEKGLKEAIEEIRALRAEFWRDVRVPGSVDELNTELEKAGRVADFIELGELMCIDALNRNESCGGHFREEYQTEEGEALRDDEHYAYVAAWEFKEGVNFELHKEELKFENIKVAQRSYK; encoded by the coding sequence ATGTCAGATTTGAATTCAAACATACCAGAGGGAGAATTAACCACAAAGTGGACTAAGTATAAGTCTTCTGTGCCTTTGGTTAACCCGTCAAATAAAAGAACGATAGAGGTGATCATTGTTGGCTCAGGTTTAGCAGGTGCTTCGGCAGCGGCAACACTGGCTGAAATGGGTTATAAAGTGAAGTGTTTCTGCTTCCAGGATTCACCACGCAGAGCACATTCCATTGCAGCACAGGGTGGTATCAATGCAGCAAAGAACTACCAGAACGACGGCGACAGTGTATACCGTTTGTTTTATGATACCATTAAAGGCGGCGATTACCGTGCACGCGAAGCCAACGTACACCGTTTGGCAGAAGTGAGTGCAAACATTATAGATCAGTGTGTGGCACAGGGTGTTCCGTTGGCCAGGGAGTACGGTGGTTTGCTGGACAACCGCTCTTTTGGGGGTACACAGGTGCAAAGAACATTTTATGCAGCCGGACAAACCGGTCAGCAATTGCTGTTGGGTGCATATTCTGCTTTGGAGCGCCAGATCGGTATGGGTAAGGTAGAAATGTTTACCCGTCATGAAATGCTGGAAGTAGTAAAAATTGATGGTAAAGCACGTGGTATCATTGCCCGGAACCTGATCACAGGTGAAATTGAGCGTCATTTCGGCCACGCTGTAGTATTGGGAACAGGTGGTTACGGAAACGTTTTTTACCTGTCTACAAATGCTATGGGCAGTAATGTAACCGCAGCCTGGAAAGCACATAAACAGGGGGCTTATTTTGCCAATCCCTGCTATACACAAATCCACCCTACCTGTATCCCGGTTTCGGGCGACCATCAGAGTAAGCTTACGCTGATGTCTGAATCACTGCGGAATGATGGCAGGATTTGGGTGCCGAAGAAAAAAGATGATCTGCGCAAGGCTTCTGAAATCCCTGAAGATGAAAGGGATTATTACCTGGAGCGCAGATACCCTGCTTTTGGTAACCTGGTACCGCGCGATGTAGCTTCAAGAGCGGCAAAAGAACGCTGCGATGCGGGTTATGGTGTGGGCGCGTCTAAACTGGCTGTATACCTCGATTTTAAAGCCAATACAGAACGTTATGGTCGTATTGAGGCTGCTAAGGCCGGAAACCACAATCCTGATAAGGAAACCTGTATGCGTCTGGGTACTGAGGTGATCAAGGCAAAATATGGTAACCTGTTTGATATGTATGCACAGATCACAGGCGAAAATCCTTACGAAACACCGATGCGGATCTATCCTGCAGTGCATTATACCATGGGCGGACTTTGGGTAGATTATAACCTGATGACCAATGTACCGGGGCTGTATTGCACAGGTGAGGCTAATTTCTCTGACCATGGTGCCAACCGCTTGGGGGCCTCGGCATTGATGCAGGGACTGGCAGATGGTTATTTTGTATTGCCTTATACCATTGGGGCATATTTATCGAAAGAGATCTCTGTGAAGGCCATTCCTACAGATCACCCGGCTTTTGTCGAAGCCGAGGCAAGGGCAAAAGGTATTCTGGATACGCTGATCAACATCAAAGGGACAAAATCGGTAGATCATTTCCATAAACGCCTGGGTCACATCATGTGGGAAAAATGCGGTATGGCCCGTAACGAAAAGGGATTGAAGGAAGCGATTGAAGAGATCAGAGCATTGCGTGCCGAGTTCTGGAGAGATGTTCGCGTGCCGGGATCGGTTGATGAGCTGAATACGGAACTGGAAAAGGCAGGCCGTGTAGCCGATTTTATAGAACTGGGTGAGTTGATGTGCATAGATGCATTAAACCGCAACGAAAGCTGCGGCGGCCATTTCCGCGAAGAATATCAAACGGAAGAAGGTGAGGCACTGCGTGACGATGAGCATTATGCTTACGTTGCCGCCTGGGAATTTAAGGAAGGAGTAAACTTTGAACTGCATAAAGAAGAGTTGAAGTTTGAAAATATTAAAGTAGCACAAAGAAGTTATAAATAG
- a CDS encoding sensor histidine kinase produces the protein MKSRGPLVVHLFFWLIILSILLWDTFSGHQTPSRYEVAVKLGYFAIINLSIFYINYTLLIPILVEQKKKYGLYILSIFLLIAVMVIIKTVVASLNSDFFLTYFSQDSGKIEYYEITKYVVFAIFVSGFFVVVSALLKFAVDWFGSERVQRDLLSEKRDMELQFLKSQLNPHFLFNSLNNIYSLAYQKSDKTADAILKLSEIMRYMIYESNDSWVSLSKEIAYVQSFIELQKLRFKDGAAVEFTINGEIDDQPVVPLILISFVENAFKHGVANDPSDPIRINIIANQKILHFSITNKKNKHNKDQMGGVGLNNVERRLQLLYPERYKLNIVNSATHYTSELMLDI, from the coding sequence ATGAAAAGCAGGGGCCCCTTAGTTGTACATCTTTTTTTCTGGTTAATTATACTATCCATATTGCTTTGGGATACTTTTAGCGGTCACCAAACACCGTCGAGGTATGAAGTTGCGGTTAAACTGGGGTATTTTGCCATTATCAACCTTTCTATATTTTACATCAACTATACACTGCTCATCCCCATTCTTGTTGAACAAAAAAAGAAGTATGGCCTGTATATCCTTTCTATCTTTTTGCTGATTGCGGTAATGGTGATCATCAAAACGGTGGTGGCCAGTTTAAACAGTGATTTCTTTTTAACCTATTTTAGCCAGGATTCGGGTAAGATCGAATACTACGAGATCACGAAGTACGTCGTGTTCGCTATTTTTGTATCCGGCTTTTTTGTGGTGGTGAGTGCTTTACTGAAGTTTGCGGTCGACTGGTTTGGGAGCGAACGGGTGCAGCGCGACCTGCTTAGCGAAAAACGGGATATGGAACTGCAGTTTTTGAAATCGCAGTTGAACCCGCACTTTCTGTTCAACTCTTTAAACAACATTTATTCGCTGGCTTATCAGAAATCGGATAAAACAGCAGATGCAATATTGAAACTTTCGGAGATCATGCGCTACATGATCTATGAGAGTAATGACAGCTGGGTATCCTTAAGTAAGGAAATTGCTTATGTGCAAAGTTTTATTGAACTGCAGAAACTGAGGTTTAAAGATGGTGCCGCGGTAGAGTTTACCATAAACGGTGAGATTGATGACCAGCCGGTGGTGCCCCTCATCCTGATCTCTTTTGTGGAGAATGCATTTAAACATGGGGTTGCCAACGACCCCAGCGATCCCATCCGCATCAATATTATAGCCAATCAGAAAATATTGCATTTCAGCATTACCAATAAAAAGAACAAACATAACAAAGACCAGATGGGTGGGGTTGGCCTGAACAATGTTGAGCGACGGTTACAGTTGCTCTATCCCGAGCGATATAAATTAAATATCGTAAATTCGGCTACTCATTATACCAGTGAATTAATGTTAGATATATGA
- a CDS encoding M56 family metallopeptidase, whose amino-acid sequence MSTAHYILQVNIYLIVFYGCYKVLLDKETYFLLNRIYLLAAGLLSLAIPFLRFEWFATQPVAQPLYVGVDQLNSLMTQVIVAPQKPESYSPGNLIVILYLAGILFFTGKLIWQLLTVGKLLKKTGPGTAFSFFGQKRIDNNLPQLQTIHKHEEVHIRQLHSADVLFFELLGIFTWFNPVVYFYKRSLKNIHEYLADEAAATFQGDKKAYALLLLSSAFGVPASKLTNSFFSKSLIKKRIFMLHKQRSRKTAILKYGMFVPLLALALIMSSATIRNNVQIQQIANEIPLNNPVEVVKEVVTPVLQQAVTERVKTAKKTPQEIVLVPAAEKPVQTAATPDWNNFYKFIKTIIRYPSIARQQKIQGSTIIKFTIADGQLENIGIAAKLGGGCDLEAMRTITAFPMYKGTMDGNYSIKIKYILSDTNTPKINENTAAPKDYTPLNDIMVVAYGGSETENEDKVYDFVSIDKQPGFEGGMQNFYAYLKKAIRYPAEAQKNNIQGKVFLSFIVERDGTLSDFKVERKLGSGTDEEAIRVLKESPKWTPGMKNGKAVRVKYNIPISFTLNNGATQVPAVNLIGNNSGIIFKDANGGQMKFGDNAANSPLVVIDGKIQDKSDLSYMNPDDIESISVFKDAKGTALYGARAANGVISITTKAGKATKTPATNKKTGE is encoded by the coding sequence ATGAGCACAGCACATTACATCCTGCAGGTCAACATCTACTTAATTGTATTTTATGGCTGCTATAAGGTATTGTTAGACAAAGAAACTTATTTCCTCCTCAACAGGATTTACCTGCTTGCTGCGGGTTTACTTTCCCTGGCCATTCCCTTTTTAAGGTTCGAATGGTTTGCCACGCAGCCTGTTGCCCAACCGCTCTACGTTGGGGTAGACCAGCTGAACAGTCTGATGACCCAGGTAATTGTGGCGCCCCAAAAGCCTGAAAGCTATAGCCCCGGCAACCTTATCGTGATCCTTTACCTGGCAGGCATCCTGTTTTTTACGGGTAAACTGATCTGGCAATTGCTTACCGTAGGAAAACTTCTGAAAAAAACAGGCCCGGGTACAGCATTTTCTTTTTTTGGCCAGAAAAGGATCGATAACAATTTGCCCCAGCTGCAAACCATCCACAAACACGAAGAAGTACATATCCGCCAGCTGCACAGTGCCGATGTATTGTTTTTCGAGCTGCTGGGCATATTTACCTGGTTCAATCCGGTCGTCTATTTTTACAAACGTTCCTTAAAGAATATCCACGAGTACCTGGCCGATGAAGCAGCAGCTACCTTTCAGGGCGATAAAAAAGCTTATGCCCTGTTATTGCTCAGCAGTGCCTTCGGCGTACCTGCCAGCAAACTAACCAATAGTTTTTTTAGTAAGTCATTGATCAAAAAGAGAATATTTATGCTCCATAAACAAAGATCCAGAAAAACAGCCATTTTAAAATATGGTATGTTTGTACCGCTTCTAGCCCTCGCACTCATCATGTCGTCGGCCACCATCCGCAACAATGTCCAGATCCAGCAAATTGCAAACGAGATCCCCCTAAACAATCCGGTTGAGGTGGTTAAAGAAGTGGTAACCCCCGTACTGCAACAGGCTGTAACTGAAAGGGTGAAAACCGCTAAAAAAACACCTCAGGAAATTGTCCTTGTGCCAGCTGCCGAAAAACCTGTGCAAACAGCAGCAACGCCCGACTGGAACAATTTTTACAAGTTCATTAAAACAATTATACGCTATCCCTCAATTGCCCGGCAACAAAAAATACAGGGCAGCACCATCATTAAATTTACCATAGCAGATGGCCAGCTCGAAAATATAGGTATCGCAGCAAAATTAGGCGGAGGCTGTGACCTTGAGGCCATGAGAACCATCACCGCATTTCCGATGTATAAAGGCACAATGGATGGAAATTACAGTATAAAGATCAAGTATATCCTCAGTGATACCAATACCCCTAAAATAAATGAAAATACAGCAGCCCCAAAGGACTATACCCCATTAAATGACATCATGGTGGTAGCTTATGGCGGTTCTGAGACAGAGAATGAAGACAAGGTCTATGATTTCGTGTCCATCGACAAACAACCGGGATTCGAGGGTGGTATGCAGAATTTCTATGCCTACCTGAAAAAAGCGATCCGCTATCCTGCAGAAGCACAAAAGAACAACATTCAGGGCAAAGTGTTTTTATCCTTTATTGTAGAAAGGGATGGCACCCTAAGTGACTTTAAAGTGGAAAGAAAACTGGGAAGCGGCACAGATGAAGAAGCCATAAGGGTATTGAAAGAATCGCCGAAATGGACACCAGGGATGAAGAACGGCAAAGCAGTACGTGTTAAATACAATATCCCCATCAGCTTCACGCTAAACAATGGAGCTACCCAGGTCCCGGCAGTCAATTTAATCGGGAACAATAGCGGCATTATCTTCAAAGATGCCAATGGCGGCCAGATGAAATTTGGTGACAATGCCGCAAATTCACCACTTGTTGTAATAGATGGTAAAATACAGGACAAATCAGATCTTTCTTACATGAATCCAGATGATATTGAATCCATCAGTGTTTTTAAAGATGCAAAAGGAACAGCACTATATGGTGCCAGAGCTGCAAACGGTGTCATTAGCATTACCACAAAAGCAGGCAAAGCCACCAAAACCCCTGCAACGAATAAAAAGACAGGCGAATAA